A portion of the Stigmatella aurantiaca DW4/3-1 genome contains these proteins:
- a CDS encoding Kelch repeat-containing protein, which yields MASCSPSSSSHKTGSARFIVSTRQALTTAISRITVTTSAADMPSATVDLVLTSEGWGGTLGNIPVGAERTFQAQAFDSAGTLRFEGTASGVWIWENAAVLVAISVVEVNAPPPFSNEAPFIDSLVASSLTVATGGTLLLEATAHDPNPGDSLSYQWSSADGSFSSLHTSATQWVAPSSDGAHGLKLTVTDSKGLSSNLSLVVTVQGESRGEVRPSLSFNSWPVVSAMTATPSPLKVGQTASVSASTSDADGDTLSYAWSATCEGSWDNAASRTAQFTPTEQPGGACNNCNLIVEVSDGQGGQTAGIVALCIGGTAPTIPPSAPYIARAFSSSDTATAHQVLTYEVAAKDPQGAPLSFSWAANAGTLGVATEGGSNSRITWTAPACVDENLTLTITATVTNPFNLSNTRSFGVSGVPACSHAWTSTGALSTPRQHATATLLPDGKVLIAGGDSGTYPVSHLATAERYDPATGTWSPAGALSTPRQHATATLLPNGKVLVAGGQGSSPIALATAELYDPATDTWSATGAMASTRYRHMAVLLPNGQVLVAGGYDYYSGALAVAELYDPATGTWSQTGSMAASRPYATATLLPNGKVLVAGGYGYYAALAAAELYDPTTGTWSQTGSMATVRYSHTATLLSNGQVLVAGGYDDSSGALAVAELYDPASGTWSATSPMTFPRYHHSATLLPSGKVLVVGGSAGGGSGLELNKTLLYEPGSGTWSRHGSLGTSRYFHSTVLLANGQVLAAGGYGYWDGTLATAERYTP from the coding sequence TTGGCAAGTTGTTCGCCTTCTTCGTCTTCTCACAAGACCGGCTCGGCGCGATTCATCGTCTCCACGCGCCAAGCCCTCACCACCGCCATCTCCCGCATCACCGTCACCACCAGCGCCGCGGACATGCCCTCCGCCACCGTGGATCTGGTGCTCACCAGCGAGGGATGGGGTGGCACCCTCGGAAACATCCCCGTTGGCGCGGAGCGCACCTTCCAGGCCCAGGCCTTTGATTCAGCGGGAACCCTGCGCTTCGAGGGCACGGCCTCCGGCGTCTGGATCTGGGAGAACGCGGCCGTGCTGGTGGCCATCAGCGTGGTGGAGGTCAACGCACCGCCTCCGTTCAGCAATGAGGCACCGTTCATAGACTCGTTGGTGGCGTCCTCCCTCACGGTGGCCACGGGTGGCACCCTCCTGCTGGAGGCCACGGCGCATGACCCCAACCCGGGCGACAGCCTCTCGTACCAATGGTCCTCAGCGGATGGGAGTTTCTCTTCCCTCCACACGAGCGCCACGCAATGGGTGGCACCGTCCTCCGATGGCGCCCATGGGCTCAAGCTGACGGTGACGGACTCGAAAGGCCTCTCCTCGAACCTCTCGCTGGTGGTCACGGTGCAGGGCGAAAGCCGGGGGGAGGTCCGGCCTTCCCTCTCCTTCAACAGTTGGCCGGTGGTGAGCGCCATGACGGCCACGCCCTCGCCCCTGAAGGTGGGGCAGACGGCGAGTGTCTCCGCCTCGACCTCGGACGCGGACGGGGACACGCTCTCCTATGCCTGGAGCGCCACGTGCGAGGGCTCGTGGGACAACGCCGCTTCGAGAACAGCCCAGTTCACGCCCACGGAACAGCCCGGCGGCGCCTGCAACAACTGCAACCTCATCGTCGAGGTCTCGGACGGCCAGGGCGGGCAGACGGCGGGCATCGTGGCGCTGTGCATCGGCGGCACGGCTCCGACCATCCCTCCCTCTGCGCCCTACATCGCCCGCGCCTTCAGTTCCTCGGACACCGCCACCGCCCATCAGGTGCTCACCTACGAAGTGGCGGCCAAGGATCCGCAGGGCGCCCCGCTCAGCTTCTCCTGGGCCGCCAATGCGGGCACCCTGGGCGTGGCCACCGAGGGCGGCTCCAACAGCCGCATCACCTGGACAGCACCTGCCTGCGTCGACGAGAACCTGACGCTCACCATCACCGCCACCGTCACCAACCCCTTCAACCTGTCGAACACGCGAAGCTTTGGGGTGTCCGGGGTGCCCGCCTGCTCGCATGCGTGGACCTCGACGGGCGCCCTGTCCACGCCTCGCCAGCACGCCACGGCCACGCTGCTGCCCGACGGAAAGGTGCTCATCGCGGGCGGGGACAGTGGCACCTACCCCGTCAGCCACCTCGCAACGGCAGAGCGGTATGATCCCGCCACGGGCACCTGGAGCCCGGCGGGCGCCCTGTCCACGCCTCGCCAGCACGCCACGGCCACGCTGCTGCCCAACGGAAAGGTGCTCGTCGCGGGCGGCCAAGGAAGCTCTCCCATCGCTCTGGCCACAGCGGAGCTGTATGACCCGGCCACGGACACCTGGAGTGCGACCGGCGCCATGGCCTCCACCCGCTATCGTCACATGGCGGTGCTGCTGCCCAATGGCCAAGTGCTCGTCGCGGGCGGCTATGACTATTATTCTGGCGCCCTGGCGGTGGCGGAGTTGTACGACCCCGCCACGGGGACCTGGAGCCAAACAGGCTCCATGGCGGCATCTCGCCCGTACGCCACGGCCACGCTGCTGCCCAACGGAAAGGTGCTCGTCGCGGGTGGCTATGGTTATTACGCAGCCCTGGCGGCGGCGGAGCTGTATGACCCCACCACGGGGACCTGGAGCCAAACAGGCTCCATGGCCACGGTCCGCTATTCTCACACGGCGACACTGCTGTCCAATGGCCAGGTGCTCGTCGCGGGCGGCTATGATGACTCTTCCGGCGCCTTGGCGGTGGCGGAACTGTATGACCCAGCCTCGGGAACCTGGAGCGCGACGAGCCCCATGACGTTCCCCCGCTACCACCACTCGGCGACGCTGTTGCCCAGCGGCAAAGTGCTCGTCGTCGGGGGAAGCGCAGGAGGCGGGAGCGGCCTCGAGCTCAACAAGACACTGCTGTATGAGCCGGGCTCAGGTACCTGGAGCCGCCATGGCTCCCTGGGAACATCCCGATACTTCCATAGCACGGTGTTGCTGGCGAACGGTCAAGTGCTCGCCGCCGGGGGCTACGGCTACTGGGACGGCACCCTCGCGACGGCTGAACGCTATACGCCCTGA
- a CDS encoding DUF1348 family protein — MDRPPLPPFTAETAAIKARLAEDAWNSRDPARVAQAYTHDSRWRNRAEFFQGREAIQAFLVRKWQRELGYRLIKEVWAFTGNRIAVRFAYEWHDDSHHWMRSHGNEQWEFDEHGLMRRREASINDVRITEGERLFHWPQGPRPQEHPGLSQLGL; from the coding sequence ATGGATCGCCCTCCCCTGCCCCCTTTCACCGCCGAGACCGCGGCGATCAAGGCGCGTCTCGCGGAAGACGCCTGGAACAGCCGCGATCCTGCCCGGGTCGCGCAGGCCTATACTCACGACAGCCGCTGGAGGAACCGCGCGGAGTTCTTCCAGGGCCGCGAGGCCATCCAGGCCTTCCTCGTTCGAAAGTGGCAACGCGAACTCGGCTACCGCCTCATCAAGGAGGTCTGGGCCTTCACGGGGAACCGGATCGCGGTGCGCTTCGCCTACGAGTGGCACGACGACAGCCACCACTGGATGCGCTCACATGGCAACGAGCAGTGGGAGTTCGACGAACACGGCCTCATGCGTCGGCGCGAGGCGAGCATCAACGATGTTCGAATCACGGAGGGCGAAAGGCTGTTCCATTGGCCTCAAGGACCTCGGCCCCAGGAACACCCAGGGCTGAGCCAACTCGGGCTCTGA
- a CDS encoding PD40 domain-containing protein, whose protein sequence is MLTFRGGLFLALAVLLTCAAWAQDDENDGGLRTPTRLTVGMGDHFLGQLEPDGKRLIFVSNRNIATEIYAQDLEGGRERRLFDEGADVTWPRISPDGKHLLYISFRDQAGGQLCVRTLPAAEERRCLDEESSAVQAEWIDASHVALVSRAAIQGDLHLSRVDVALKLSAKPLLERNLTSPALSPDGRWLVYVPIERAVPQVGPGFAARAARHLEVLRLDRPGAAPIPLTLDLPGQTGQPVFARDGRSLYVVQFFTDSNGDEVIDASDSGVLFRVPFAAERDDAPELAAASSPDQLTSVAWNCEYPAPAAESLIATCSRDRTLDVYQLPLDGQVPSHWDVPRLNEELRMVGRRADQLLLYRQRLLLEARPKPRRLLMMRLSYLHLAFEDFDAAGFYARGMRSVNDPATAGLAEPLHILIDHRRAMKERERGRMVDELSETERQRMAALDPAAAPSPPSTVFQHVVRSELAEDAGDFTRARQELEAAQLTDTTPRAVLEAWFERADSLYRKLDDREALVEAGRRLSLNKVFHEDDQLDFARAAVRALYRGHPYDQADAAMAQALASAPAGSAYAFALEMGRRVNAVHDERPPRPVRDALIAFYQQQKDPLRRRALVQDAVERAASLGADGVLEALATVYVDDTPAGTEERRRAERLFRRAMTGRAYRRLGRQRLDDARADFDLVTQRTGSLESAVESINLRLRAGTSPEKVEKEVTTTAAKMAEPLAHFVKAYLMACRLPELDDEAHAQTVSAAVKELRVSWKELKSQRAVQALSGAIHHEDFLRRQDPAAAERANRHYLIALDLVRNNVRYRAMILGALGLLHTQVGNFHIALEYLEQRDKLPYVDNAAGLAVSLARARALLHVGREEEAAKTADQALARLDATPELAGFVLLALDRAALYNLAAGRFKRALALYDRELLLLDAEARDQEGLRNRLVVRLARSAAKLGGEQPQQALEDLAIVDRDLADPAVQATLGWRRATPEHVMRSYRIIAAGLRANAETRLGRLDAAARALEQRRALFLKQFDELDRDQDVGEVTLAELRLAENAADRRDMAQAARWLGEAIAHADTLIERTHAPVDAGQLGVLWLAAQVHAEGSTQLPFDVPKRLGQAHRSLIDQRSPAWRSYLAWFEIYLALGADPLPSLQRARSSSASGALPVAPQPLPPESSPSPGAPVPASGLPSPVPPSPPPQNQTST, encoded by the coding sequence CGCAGGACGATGAGAATGACGGTGGCTTGCGCACGCCCACGCGGCTCACCGTGGGCATGGGAGATCACTTCCTGGGGCAGTTGGAGCCCGATGGGAAGCGGCTGATCTTCGTGTCCAACCGCAACATCGCGACCGAGATCTATGCTCAGGATCTGGAAGGGGGGCGAGAGCGCCGTCTCTTCGATGAAGGCGCCGACGTGACCTGGCCGCGGATCAGCCCCGACGGCAAGCATCTGCTCTACATCTCGTTCCGGGATCAGGCCGGCGGTCAACTGTGTGTGCGAACTCTGCCAGCTGCGGAGGAGCGCCGCTGCCTCGATGAGGAGAGCAGCGCGGTGCAGGCGGAATGGATCGATGCCTCGCATGTCGCGCTGGTGAGCCGGGCGGCCATCCAGGGCGATCTGCACTTGTCGCGGGTCGACGTGGCGCTCAAGCTGAGCGCGAAGCCCCTGCTGGAGCGCAACCTGACCAGTCCCGCCCTCTCTCCCGATGGGCGCTGGCTGGTGTACGTCCCGATCGAGCGCGCCGTGCCGCAGGTAGGCCCCGGATTCGCCGCGCGCGCCGCGCGCCACCTGGAGGTACTGCGGCTGGATCGCCCGGGCGCCGCGCCCATCCCGCTGACGCTCGATCTTCCAGGACAAACCGGACAGCCGGTGTTCGCCCGTGATGGGCGCTCCCTGTACGTGGTGCAGTTCTTCACCGACTCCAATGGGGACGAGGTGATCGACGCCAGCGACAGCGGGGTGCTGTTCCGGGTGCCTTTCGCCGCGGAGCGCGACGATGCGCCCGAACTGGCCGCCGCCTCCAGTCCGGACCAGCTCACCAGTGTGGCCTGGAACTGCGAGTATCCGGCCCCTGCGGCCGAGTCACTCATCGCCACCTGCTCGCGCGATCGAACGCTGGATGTGTACCAGCTACCGCTGGATGGCCAGGTTCCCAGCCATTGGGACGTTCCTCGTCTCAACGAAGAGTTGAGAATGGTCGGCCGACGCGCGGATCAGCTCCTGCTCTATCGCCAGCGCCTGCTGCTCGAGGCTCGGCCCAAACCCCGCCGGCTGCTGATGATGCGCCTGAGCTATCTGCACCTGGCCTTCGAGGACTTCGACGCGGCAGGGTTCTACGCCCGCGGCATGCGCTCGGTGAACGATCCCGCCACCGCGGGACTGGCGGAGCCACTGCACATCCTCATCGACCACCGGCGCGCTATGAAGGAGCGCGAGCGCGGCCGCATGGTGGACGAGCTGAGCGAGACCGAGCGGCAGCGCATGGCCGCGTTGGATCCCGCCGCTGCTCCGAGCCCGCCCTCCACCGTCTTTCAACACGTGGTGCGCAGCGAACTGGCGGAGGACGCTGGCGACTTCACGCGGGCGCGCCAGGAGTTGGAGGCGGCACAGCTGACCGACACCACGCCGCGCGCGGTGCTGGAAGCCTGGTTCGAACGAGCGGACTCGCTCTACCGCAAGCTCGACGATCGGGAGGCCCTGGTGGAAGCCGGCCGCCGGCTCTCCCTGAACAAGGTCTTCCATGAGGACGATCAGCTCGACTTCGCGCGTGCCGCCGTCCGCGCCCTGTACCGGGGACATCCCTATGATCAGGCGGATGCCGCCATGGCCCAGGCCCTTGCGTCGGCACCCGCTGGCTCGGCCTATGCGTTCGCCTTGGAGATGGGCCGACGTGTCAACGCGGTGCACGACGAGCGCCCCCCCCGTCCTGTCCGGGATGCCTTGATTGCGTTCTACCAGCAGCAGAAGGATCCCCTTCGCCGCCGTGCATTGGTGCAAGACGCCGTCGAGCGCGCGGCGAGTCTCGGGGCCGACGGAGTGCTGGAGGCGCTGGCAACGGTCTACGTCGATGACACCCCAGCCGGCACCGAGGAACGCCGCCGCGCCGAACGGTTGTTCCGCCGTGCGATGACGGGCCGCGCCTACCGCCGGTTGGGAAGGCAGCGCCTGGACGACGCCCGTGCCGACTTCGATCTCGTGACGCAACGGACGGGCTCCCTGGAGAGTGCTGTCGAGTCCATCAACCTGCGTCTGCGCGCCGGCACGAGCCCCGAGAAGGTGGAGAAGGAAGTCACCACCACCGCCGCCAAGATGGCCGAGCCGCTCGCGCACTTCGTGAAGGCCTATCTCATGGCGTGCCGGCTGCCCGAGCTGGATGACGAGGCCCACGCTCAGACGGTGTCGGCGGCCGTGAAGGAATTGCGCGTGTCGTGGAAGGAGCTCAAGAGCCAGCGCGCGGTGCAGGCCCTCTCTGGCGCCATCCATCACGAGGACTTCCTCCGCCGTCAGGATCCGGCCGCCGCGGAACGGGCCAACCGGCACTACTTGATCGCCCTGGATCTGGTGCGCAACAACGTCCGCTACCGGGCGATGATTCTCGGCGCGTTAGGGCTGCTGCACACCCAGGTGGGCAACTTCCACATCGCTCTGGAGTACCTCGAGCAACGGGACAAGCTCCCCTACGTGGACAACGCAGCGGGGCTGGCGGTGTCCCTGGCCCGAGCTCGCGCGCTCTTGCACGTTGGCCGCGAGGAGGAGGCAGCGAAGACGGCGGATCAAGCCCTGGCCCGACTGGATGCCACACCGGAGCTGGCCGGATTCGTCCTGCTGGCACTGGATCGCGCGGCGCTCTACAACCTCGCCGCGGGACGGTTCAAGCGTGCGTTGGCGCTCTATGATCGCGAGCTGCTCCTCCTGGACGCGGAGGCTCGCGACCAGGAGGGTCTGCGCAACCGGCTGGTCGTGCGGCTGGCCCGCAGCGCCGCGAAGCTGGGGGGGGAGCAACCCCAGCAAGCCTTGGAGGATCTGGCCATCGTCGATCGAGACCTGGCAGATCCTGCGGTGCAGGCCACGTTGGGCTGGCGACGCGCCACCCCCGAGCACGTCATGCGATCCTATCGCATCATCGCCGCGGGACTGCGCGCCAACGCGGAGACCCGGCTCGGGCGCCTGGACGCTGCTGCCCGCGCGCTCGAGCAGCGGCGTGCGCTATTCCTGAAGCAGTTCGACGAGCTGGATCGCGATCAGGACGTCGGCGAGGTGACGCTGGCGGAGCTGCGGCTGGCCGAGAATGCCGCGGATCGCCGGGACATGGCACAGGCAGCCCGCTGGTTGGGCGAGGCGATCGCACATGCCGACACCCTGATCGAGCGCACCCACGCGCCGGTTGATGCCGGTCAGCTGGGAGTGCTCTGGCTCGCGGCGCAGGTGCACGCAGAGGGGAGCACGCAGCTTCCTTTCGACGTGCCCAAGCGCCTGGGCCAAGCGCATCGCTCCCTCATCGACCAGCGTTCTCCTGCCTGGCGTTCATATCTGGCGTGGTTCGAGATCTATCTGGCCCTCGGTGCAGACCCTCTTCCGAGTCTCCAGAGGGCCAGGAGCAGCAGTGCGAGCGGAGCACTCCCTGTGGCGCCACAGCCACTCCCACCCGAGTCCTCTCCGTCACCCGGCGCCCCCGTACCCGCGTCCGGATTGCCCAGCCCGGTTCCGCCGTCCCCTCCACCTCAAAACCAGACGTCCACCTAG
- a CDS encoding M14 family metallopeptidase, with protein MPLHAAGALAVAALTLSPSPSPTSSPGDAVLPASRPGTEAPSRPSLILARVFFKDRADLNRLAETLDLSAAVDREKRSVEAVLSPEEYDALVKEGRRVELLEEQTRLMNAPRDGMRILAGIPGYTCYRTVDETYAAMARLATTSPNLASWNDIGDSWDKVTAGGKPGDDLRVLVLTNKSRSGTKPRFFLMGGIHAREYTTAEVAARFAEQLVSRYGTDADATWLLDYYELHVVVQSNPDGRRIAETGLSKRKNTNTSLGSCSTTTYGVDLNRNSSFDWGGPGASTSACSETYRGRAAASEPETQALENYIRSIFPDQRGPSLTDPAPADATGLMVSLHSYGGYVLYPWGIGTASSPNATQLRTLGRKFNYFNGYEACQSSLCLYDAAGATDDFTYGTLGVAAYTFEMGGAFFESCTTFENTIYPKNLSALYYAFKAARRPYQTPAGPDSVSLTLSASTVTAGTSVTLTAQANDTRYGTNGGTEASQAIAAARFSIDNPSWVSGTPTYAMSPVDGSFSSSIESVRGTVFTSGLAPGRHTLFVESQDINGNWGAPTAIFLNVQ; from the coding sequence ATGCCGCTCCACGCCGCAGGTGCGCTCGCTGTCGCAGCGCTTACCCTTTCCCCCTCCCCCTCCCCCACGAGTTCCCCTGGGGATGCCGTCCTCCCCGCCTCGCGTCCTGGCACCGAGGCACCCTCCCGCCCCTCCCTCATCCTGGCGCGGGTGTTCTTCAAGGACAGGGCAGATCTCAATCGGCTCGCCGAGACGTTGGACCTCAGCGCGGCGGTGGACCGCGAGAAGCGGAGCGTGGAGGCGGTGCTCTCGCCCGAGGAGTACGACGCGCTGGTGAAGGAGGGACGGCGGGTGGAGCTGCTCGAGGAGCAGACCCGGCTCATGAACGCGCCGCGCGATGGAATGAGGATCCTGGCCGGCATCCCTGGCTACACCTGCTACCGCACGGTGGACGAGACCTACGCCGCCATGGCGCGGTTGGCCACCACCTCCCCGAACCTCGCCTCGTGGAACGACATCGGCGACAGCTGGGACAAGGTGACGGCCGGGGGCAAACCCGGGGATGACCTGCGGGTGCTGGTGCTGACGAACAAGTCCCGCTCGGGCACCAAACCGCGGTTCTTCCTGATGGGCGGCATCCACGCCCGCGAGTACACGACGGCGGAGGTGGCCGCGCGCTTCGCGGAGCAGTTGGTGAGCCGCTACGGTACGGACGCTGACGCCACCTGGCTGCTCGACTATTACGAGCTCCACGTGGTGGTGCAGTCCAACCCAGACGGCCGCCGCATCGCGGAGACGGGGCTGTCCAAGCGCAAGAACACCAACACCAGCCTGGGCTCCTGCTCCACGACGACGTACGGGGTGGACCTCAACCGCAACAGCAGCTTCGATTGGGGCGGGCCGGGCGCGAGCACCAGCGCATGCAGCGAGACCTACCGCGGGCGCGCGGCGGCCTCTGAGCCGGAGACCCAGGCGTTGGAGAACTACATCCGTTCCATCTTCCCGGACCAGCGCGGGCCCTCCCTCACGGACCCCGCCCCCGCGGATGCGACGGGCCTGATGGTCTCCCTCCACAGCTACGGTGGCTACGTGCTCTACCCGTGGGGGATTGGCACTGCGTCCTCGCCGAACGCCACGCAGTTGCGCACGCTGGGGCGCAAGTTCAACTACTTCAATGGCTACGAGGCTTGCCAGTCGAGCTTGTGCCTCTACGACGCCGCCGGCGCCACGGATGACTTCACCTACGGCACCCTTGGCGTGGCGGCGTACACCTTCGAAATGGGTGGCGCCTTCTTCGAGAGTTGCACCACTTTCGAGAACACCATCTACCCGAAGAACCTGTCGGCCCTCTATTACGCCTTCAAGGCGGCGCGGCGGCCGTACCAGACTCCGGCGGGCCCGGACTCCGTCAGCCTGACGCTGTCGGCCAGCACCGTCACGGCCGGCACCTCGGTGACCCTCACCGCCCAGGCCAATGACACCCGTTACGGCACCAACGGGGGCACCGAGGCCTCGCAGGCGATCGCCGCTGCGCGCTTCTCCATCGACAACCCGTCGTGGGTGTCGGGGACGCCGACGTACGCAATGAGCCCGGTGGATGGCAGCTTCAGCAGCTCCATCGAGTCCGTCAGGGGCACGGTTTTCACCTCAGGGCTGGCGCCGGGCCGGCACACCCTCTTCGTCGAGAGCCAGGACATTAACGGCAACTGGGGCGCACCCACCGCCATCTTCTTGAACGTGCAGTAA
- a CDS encoding J domain-containing protein translates to MVDLYTVLSVAATADARDIRRAYLRLVQQYHPDRDARPESTERFLQFQAAYEELVDPEKRQRYDARRPGCSTPTSSHPGQAGVPFRDVETARTSEASRDAAPRPAMHGHWAHVSVKVRLH, encoded by the coding sequence ATGGTGGACCTCTATACGGTGCTTAGCGTGGCGGCGACGGCGGACGCGAGGGACATTCGGCGAGCCTACTTGCGCCTCGTGCAGCAATACCACCCGGACCGGGACGCGCGGCCGGAATCCACGGAGCGCTTCCTCCAGTTCCAGGCTGCCTATGAAGAGCTGGTTGACCCGGAGAAGCGCCAGCGCTACGACGCCCGGCGCCCGGGCTGCTCGACGCCCACGTCATCGCATCCAGGTCAGGCGGGAGTTCCGTTCCGCGACGTGGAGACGGCACGGACTTCCGAGGCCTCCCGAGACGCAGCGCCAAGGCCCGCGATGCATGGCCACTGGGCACACGTGAGCGTGAAAGTGCGGCTCCACTGA
- a CDS encoding Kelch repeat-containing protein: MRNVSTRLLLALGLALLAGCSPTPSTSGSARLAVSTRKAVTSVPSGISRVTVTSSAEDMSPLPVELKLANGVWGGIIGDIPAGSDRTFQAQAFDSWGNLRFEGTASGITIGAGQSSLVAITLQEVNAPPPYINESPLIDSLVVSSSTVLAGDTLLLEATAHDPNESDSFWYSWSATGGYFFSDYNHTTAWQAPSSSGVYRLTLTVTDSAGTSSSISLEVVVHGGAEGSAEITISFNGSPGVSSVRASRSPLEVGQTTTVSAAASDLDGDTLSYAWSANCEGSWEDASSSTAQFTPTALPPGVCNNCHLTVTVSDDKGGQTTGTVALCVNTPSTGSHSPPSIARSYRSSDTASANQVLTYAVVASDPEGSALSFSWTANSGTLGTAASGPFNSSITWKAPLCAGVGVSPAITATVINAFGMTATRSFPITGLPTCAPGTWASTGALSTARQYATATLLPNGKVLVAGGYHSTYSYTYLATAELYDPATGTWSPAGAMASPRYQHTATLLPNGKVLVVGGYAGSSGALATAELYDPATGTWSQTSTMASTRYNHLATLLAHGKVLIAGGNGGSSGTLTKAELYDPATGTWSPTGSMTTSRQYATATLLPDGKVLVAGGSGYYSGLTAAELYDPATGTWRAARSMVSPRYNHSATLLPNGKVLVAGGYNYDPMATAEVYDPSTDKWSTTGSMISPRSSQTATLLPSGKVLAVGGASYYANQTTAEVYDPSTSTWSIAVPMTVPRSSHTATLLSNGDVLIAGGYSYWDGTLKAAELFKP; encoded by the coding sequence ATGCGAAATGTATCGACTCGCCTCCTCCTGGCGCTGGGTCTGGCACTGCTTGCGGGCTGCTCTCCCACGCCTTCCACCTCCGGCTCAGCCCGCCTCGCGGTCTCCACGCGCAAGGCCGTCACCTCCGTCCCCTCGGGCATCTCCCGCGTCACCGTGACCTCGAGTGCCGAGGACATGTCCCCTCTCCCGGTGGAGCTGAAGCTCGCCAACGGGGTCTGGGGGGGCATCATCGGCGACATTCCCGCGGGTTCGGACCGGACCTTCCAGGCGCAGGCCTTTGATTCCTGGGGCAACCTGCGCTTCGAGGGCACTGCCTCCGGCATCACCATCGGGGCGGGGCAGTCCTCGCTGGTGGCCATCACCCTGCAGGAGGTCAACGCACCGCCCCCCTACATCAACGAATCCCCCCTCATCGACTCGCTGGTGGTCTCCTCCAGCACCGTGCTCGCGGGCGACACCCTCCTCCTGGAGGCCACGGCGCACGATCCCAACGAGAGCGACAGCTTCTGGTACTCCTGGTCCGCGACCGGTGGCTACTTCTTCTCGGACTACAACCACACCACGGCGTGGCAAGCGCCGTCGTCCTCTGGCGTGTACAGGCTCACGCTCACGGTGACGGATTCCGCGGGCACCTCCTCGAGCATCTCGCTGGAGGTCGTCGTGCACGGGGGAGCCGAGGGAAGCGCGGAGATCACCATCTCCTTCAACGGCTCACCGGGCGTGAGCAGCGTGAGGGCCTCACGCTCTCCGTTGGAGGTGGGTCAGACGACGACGGTCTCAGCGGCAGCCTCGGACCTGGACGGGGACACGCTCTCCTATGCCTGGAGCGCCAACTGTGAGGGCTCCTGGGAGGACGCCTCTTCAAGCACGGCCCAGTTCACACCCACGGCGCTGCCCCCAGGGGTCTGCAACAACTGCCACCTCACGGTCACGGTGTCGGACGACAAGGGGGGGCAGACCACCGGCACCGTGGCCCTGTGCGTCAACACCCCCTCGACGGGCTCCCACTCCCCTCCCAGCATCGCCCGCTCCTACCGCTCCTCGGACACGGCCTCCGCCAACCAGGTGCTCACCTATGCGGTGGTGGCCAGCGATCCGGAGGGCTCTGCACTCAGCTTCTCCTGGACCGCGAACAGCGGCACGCTGGGCACCGCTGCCAGCGGCCCCTTCAACAGCAGCATCACCTGGAAGGCCCCTCTCTGTGCGGGGGTTGGGGTGAGCCCGGCCATCACCGCCACCGTCATCAACGCCTTCGGCATGACGGCCACGCGGAGCTTCCCAATCACCGGGCTGCCCACCTGCGCCCCGGGGACCTGGGCCTCAACGGGTGCTCTGTCCACGGCTCGCCAGTACGCCACGGCCACGCTGCTGCCCAACGGAAAGGTGCTCGTCGCGGGCGGATACCACTCCACCTATTCCTATACCTACCTGGCGACGGCGGAGCTGTATGACCCGGCCACGGGCACTTGGAGCCCGGCCGGCGCCATGGCCTCCCCCCGCTACCAGCACACGGCGACGCTGCTGCCCAATGGGAAGGTGCTCGTCGTGGGCGGCTATGCGGGGTCCTCGGGCGCTCTGGCGACGGCGGAACTGTATGACCCAGCCACGGGCACCTGGAGCCAGACCAGCACCATGGCCTCCACCCGCTACAACCATCTGGCCACACTGCTGGCCCATGGCAAGGTGCTCATCGCGGGCGGCAATGGGGGTTCCTCGGGCACTCTGACAAAGGCGGAGCTGTATGACCCGGCCACGGGCACCTGGAGCCCGACGGGTTCCATGACCACGTCCCGCCAATACGCCACAGCGACGCTGCTGCCCGACGGCAAAGTGCTCGTCGCGGGCGGCTCGGGTTATTACTCCGGCCTGACGGCAGCAGAGCTGTATGACCCCGCGACGGGGACATGGAGAGCGGCCCGCTCCATGGTCTCGCCGCGCTACAACCATTCGGCGACGCTGCTGCCCAATGGAAAGGTGCTCGTCGCGGGGGGATACAACTACGACCCCATGGCGACGGCGGAGGTGTACGATCCTTCCACGGACAAGTGGAGCACGACCGGCTCCATGATCTCGCCGCGCTCTTCTCAAACGGCGACGCTGCTGCCCAGCGGCAAGGTGCTCGCCGTGGGGGGAGCCAGCTACTATGCCAACCAGACGACGGCGGAAGTCTATGATCCGTCGACGAGCACCTGGAGCATCGCCGTGCCCATGACCGTGCCTCGCTCCTCGCACACGGCAACGCTGCTCTCCAACGGCGATGTCCTCATCGCGGGAGGCTACAGCTACTGGGACGGCACCCTCAAAGCGGCGGAGCTGTTCAAGCCTTGA